Proteins from one Mycobacterium sp. EPa45 genomic window:
- a CDS encoding DUF2127 domain-containing protein, producing the protein MTPNQQRKTVGARWELFTCARHGHITYAPDDAALAERLSGNTGLGEVWRCLRCGVFVVGPPHGCGPADHAPLVLRGRALRQAFIVRALAVERWVRALLIALAAWAVWKFRGAQGSLQATVERDLPLLRSSGIKVDQMTAVHELEKALAAKPSTLMLVFFALLVYALLELVEGIGLWLLKRWGEYFAVIATSIFLPLEVYDLAVKGVTFTRAGAFAINVAAVVYLLISKRLFGIRGGRRAYDEERRGEQLLDVERAALA; encoded by the coding sequence ATGACGCCAAACCAGCAGCGGAAGACCGTCGGCGCACGGTGGGAGTTGTTCACCTGTGCGCGGCATGGGCACATCACGTACGCGCCCGACGATGCCGCCCTCGCCGAGCGGCTGAGCGGCAACACCGGACTCGGAGAGGTGTGGCGCTGCCTGCGGTGTGGCGTATTCGTCGTGGGGCCTCCGCATGGCTGCGGTCCCGCCGACCACGCGCCGCTTGTCCTGCGAGGTCGGGCGTTGCGACAGGCGTTCATCGTGCGGGCACTGGCTGTGGAACGGTGGGTCAGGGCGCTGCTGATTGCCCTTGCCGCGTGGGCGGTGTGGAAATTCCGTGGGGCGCAGGGGTCTCTGCAGGCCACCGTCGAGCGAGACCTGCCACTACTTCGGTCCTCCGGAATCAAGGTCGATCAGATGACCGCGGTGCACGAATTGGAGAAGGCGCTGGCCGCCAAACCCAGCACGCTGATGTTGGTGTTCTTCGCGCTGCTCGTCTACGCCCTGCTCGAGCTCGTCGAGGGCATCGGGCTGTGGTTGCTGAAGCGCTGGGGAGAGTACTTCGCCGTGATCGCGACGTCGATATTCCTGCCGCTCGAGGTCTACGACCTGGCGGTCAAGGGCGTCACATTCACCCGTGCGGGAGCATTCGCGATCAACGTGGCCGCCGTCGTCTATCTGCTGATATCCAAGCGGCTCTTCGGAATTCGCGGCGGACGCAGGGCGTACGACGAGGAACGGCGTGGTGAGCAATTGCTCGACGTCGAGCGAGCGGCGCTGGCGTGA